In Juglans regia cultivar Chandler chromosome 5, Walnut 2.0, whole genome shotgun sequence, the following are encoded in one genomic region:
- the LOC109009328 gene encoding vicilin-like seed storage protein At2g28490 translates to MKAKMGNRATLLMLVLVLCYGMAKAMAVSFAEEEDFGREKEERKEREQRRSEREEGEEETDDRFLLQDSKSVMRTEAGEMRVIKSLGGKIWDRPLHIGFITMEPQTLFIPQYLDSSLMIFIRRGEAKIGLIYKDELGERRLKTGDLYRIPAGSAFYLVNTAEGQRLHIICSIDPSESLGIGTFQSFFIGGGKYPTSVLAGFERETLSNAFNVSFSEVQDILSRQREGPIVYVPESHSPSVWSKFLQMKERDRLQHLKKLVDFHEPRDDDEEEEEEQQQQITWSWRKLLNSVLGKEPSKRGDKRTRRTPDSYNLYKRRPDFRNNYGWSVALDESDYTPLKHSGISVFLVNLTAGSMMAPHVNPTATEYGIVLSGSGTIQIVYPNGTSAMNAKISEGDVFWVPKYFPFCQIASRTGPLEFFGFTTSARTNRPQFLVGASSILRTMLGPELAAAFGVSEDKLQRFVYAQEEAVILPSPKAAPPNEKMKRKKTGEKEKEKEKEKERMFEEVPKVIKSFGTEMIMGFD, encoded by the exons ATGAAGGCAAAAATGGGAAACAGAGCAACCCTTTTGATGCTAGTCCTTGTACTGTGCTATGGAATGGCAAAGGCAATGGCTGTAAGTTTTGCTGAAGAAGAAGACTTTGGTcgggagaaggaagagaggaaagagagggaACAGAGGAGGAGtgaaagagaagagggagaagaggaGACAGATGACCGGTTCTTGTTGCAAGATTCAAAGTCTGTGATGAGGACCGAGGCAGGGGAGATGAGGGTGATAAAGAGCCTTGGGGGAAAGATTTGGGATAGGCCTTTGCATATTGGATTCATCACCATGGAGCCACAAACCTTATTCATCCCTCAGTATCTCGACTCCAGTTTGATGATCTTCATCCGGAGAG GTGAAGCAAAAATTGGATTGATATACAAAGATGAACTGGGGGAGAGGCGATTGAAGACGGGTGATTTGTACCGGATTCCGGCCGGCTCAGCATTCTATTTGGTGAACACAGCAGAGGGCCAGAGGCTTCACATTATTTGCAGCATCGACCCTTCTGAGAGCTTGGGCATCGGTACTTTCCAG TCTTTCTTCATTGGTGGAGGAAAATATCCAACATCTGTACTAGCTGGATTTGAACGTGAAACGCTTTCAAATGCATTTAAC GTTTCATTCTCAGAAGTACAAGATATCTTGAGCAGGCAGAGAGAGGGTCCCATCGTGTACGTGCCGGAGTCTCATTCGCCAAGCGTGTGGTCCAAGTTCTTGCAAATGAAAGAGCGAGACAGACTGCAGCACCTCAAGAAACTGGTGGATTTCCATGAACCtcgtgatgatgatgaagaagaagaagaagagcagcAGCAGCAAATTACTTGGTCATGGAGGAAGCTCTTGAATTCTGTGTTGGGAAAGGAACCCAGCAAGAGGGGCGATAAGAGAACTCGAAGAACCCCGGACTCTTACAACCTCTACAAAAGACGCCCCGACTTCAGAAACAACTACGGATGGAGCGTTGCCCTTGATGAATCTGATTATACCCCTCTCAAACACTCCGGCATTAGCGTTTTTCTCGTCAATCTCACTGCG GGATCGATGATGGCGCCGCATGTGAATCCGACGGCAACGGAGTATGGGATTGTGTTGAGCGGATCTGGGACGATACAAATTGTGTATCCAAACGGAACCTCGGCAATGAATGCTAAGATAAGCGAAGGAGACGTGTTTTGGGTGCCGAAGTATTTCCCGTTCTGCCAGATTGCATCCAGAACTGGACCGCTCGAGTTCTTTGGATTCACGACATCAGCGCGCACGAACCGGCCGCAGTTCTTGGTGGGTGCAAGCTCAATTCTCCGGACCATGCTAGGCCCTGAGCTGGCGGCTGCGTTCGGTGTAAGCGAGGATAAGTTGCAGCGCTTTGTTTATGCTCAGGAAGAGGCTGTTATCTTGCCTTCGCCGAAGGCAGCGCCACCGAACGAGAAGATGAAGCGCAAGAAAACaggagagaaggagaaggagaaggagaaggagaaggagaggaTGTTTGAGGAAGTGCCGAAGGTCATTAAGAGCTTCGGGACTGAAATGATTATGGGTTTTGATTAG